The DNA region TCGCTATATCGGTGTTGATATGGACCACACGTTGGTTCGCTATAACTCCGAAAACTTCGAAAGACTTTCTCACACCACAATGATCGACAAATTGGTCAAACGTGGTTACCCGGAAACTTTGCGCAAGCTGACGTTTGATTATAACTTCGCGATCCGCGGACTTGTGATCGACCGTAAGATGGGTAATCTTTTGAAGTTGAACCGCTACACGGCGATCCGTGCAAGCTACCATGGTTTGAAACCGCTGGATTTCAAAACTCATCAAAAACTTTATAAATCGACTTACATCGATCTATCCAACACGGACTACTTGGCCGTGGATACGTCGTTCTCCATTTCGTTGGCGAACCTGATTGGTCAGATCGTAGAGCTTAAAGACACAGACACTGCGAACAAGTACCCAGAGTACGTTCAGATTGCTGACGACGTTTTGGATGCTTTGGATGAAGCTCACCGTGACGGCTCTTTGAAAGATGAAGTTAAAAAGAACCTGGATCACTACATCATCAAAGATCCAGGATTGGTTGCGGGCCTTGAAAAGTTCCGTCGCCACGGTAAAAAGATCTTCGTTTTGACGAACTCTGACTACCACTACACGAAATTGCTTTTGGACTATGCGGTTCAGCCGTTCCTTAAGGAATATAAATCGTGGGCAGACCTTTTTGAGTTCGTGATCACTTTCGCCTCCAAGCCAAAGTACTTCTACGAAAATCAAAAATACCTACGCGTAAATCCTGCTGACGGTTCCATGACCAATATGGAAGGCAAACTGACTCCGGGCATTTACCAGGGCGGTAATGCCAAGAAGTTCACGGCAGACCTTGATTTGAATGGTGATGATATTCTTTATATCGGTGACCATATCTACGGCGACATCCTTCGTTTGAAAAAGGACTGTAACTGGAGAACCGCAATGGTAATCGAGGAACTGGACACTGAGGTTGATAACAACAAGAAAGCGGAACCAATCAACACAGAGATCGAAACTCTGATGAAGAAGAAAGAACCGCTGGAAGACGAGCTGACGGAAATCATGACCCGCAAAATTGAAAAAGCGGCAGACTTGAACGAGTCACAAATCGAAACTCTGCAAAAAAGTATTTCAGAGATCGACGCTCAAATCAGCTCCCACATCAAGAAGCAACAGGCGCTTTACAACGCAAACTGGGGTCAATTGATGAGAGCCGGCAACGAGGAAAGCTACTTTGCTTACCAGTTGGATCGCTATGCTTGTGTGTATATGGAAAAATTGGCGGATTTGTTGGACTTGTCACCAAGAACATACTTCCGTGCTCCACGCAGACCTTTAGCCCATGAGATTTACTAATATGAATAAGACAAATGCACTTTGGATTTTAGGATTGGTGATCGTAGCCGCTGTGGCTTTTAACCTTGGCAAACGCTCTGTTCATTGCGAGACGAAGTCTCCGATGGACGCTGCGGCTTGTGGCAATCCGGCTCCACCGGCGTTCCCAGGCAACCTGCCGCCTCCACCGCCACCATCTGAACCAAACAGTTCACATCAGTAAAAACAAAAAACCGGGTTTTAGGACCCGGTTTTTTTATTTAATCGATAATCGTCAGTTCTTTAAGTTTGATTTTGATATCTGCCAGCTTGGAGTTTCGGCCCGATTGCATCAGATAGTCCACTGAGGCTTTGATGTTCTTAACGTCGTCCTCAGTCAGCATTTTCTTACGCTTGGTTTCCATTGTATCTGCGCCGATTGCCACACACTCCGGAAGATTTGCCATTTCTGGATTTTTGCACAAGTTCTTTGGCAGAGGTTTTCTTTTTGGATTTGTCAGAGCCAAAACTTCCGAACCCTCCAGATCCTCCACGGCCTCAGTCGCGTCTTCGCTGTCGGATTCATAACCTTTCAGCAGGCCTTTGGTTTCCAGGCGTAAGGTCGTCATCATCATCGTTAAAAGAATCTTGGCGCGATCTTCAGTCAAATAGGATTCATAAGTGGTTTTATCAATCCACAATTTGGATGGAGCAATCCACGCGATATCCGTCTTGTCTGAACGCAAAGTGAAGTAGAACTCAACCGGTACAGGCCTTTTATAGAGAGACATGGTTTTCCAGGTACGAGTCTTAATCAGACTGGTCAGGCCCAAGCCATTTTTTTCCTGTTGAGTGATATTGGCAACGATAGGATCAACATAGATGCGATAGGCATCGTCATCACGGAAATCAAACACTTTGGTTTGAATAGAAGCCTCTTTAAGGGCATTTTGGGCATTTTTATGGCTTCGGCCGTCAGCTACCCGAACGGCAGATGACTTTTGATCAGAATCTATACACCCAGCCACAAATTGTAAGCAAAACAGGGCACCAATAACGGGCAGAACCATTCTCTTCATTTTAAGCTCCCAAGTTTTTATTCCACCCAGGAGCTTACAAACTTTATGCCGCCCTAATTATACCCAGGGATTACGGCAATGGTACCGGCTCAGGCTGGCTGCCTTCGTTAAATAGCGGATAAAGGACGTTCACGGTCATGTTCTTTTGAGTAACCACGCACT from Bdellovibrio sp. GT3 includes:
- a CDS encoding HAD-IG family 5'-nucleotidase yields the protein MPGKVFVNRTLNLKKIRYIGVDMDHTLVRYNSENFERLSHTTMIDKLVKRGYPETLRKLTFDYNFAIRGLVIDRKMGNLLKLNRYTAIRASYHGLKPLDFKTHQKLYKSTYIDLSNTDYLAVDTSFSISLANLIGQIVELKDTDTANKYPEYVQIADDVLDALDEAHRDGSLKDEVKKNLDHYIIKDPGLVAGLEKFRRHGKKIFVLTNSDYHYTKLLLDYAVQPFLKEYKSWADLFEFVITFASKPKYFYENQKYLRVNPADGSMTNMEGKLTPGIYQGGNAKKFTADLDLNGDDILYIGDHIYGDILRLKKDCNWRTAMVIEELDTEVDNNKKAEPINTEIETLMKKKEPLEDELTEIMTRKIEKAADLNESQIETLQKSISEIDAQISSHIKKQQALYNANWGQLMRAGNEESYFAYQLDRYACVYMEKLADLLDLSPRTYFRAPRRPLAHEIY